The following coding sequences are from one Panicum hallii strain FIL2 chromosome 5, PHallii_v3.1, whole genome shotgun sequence window:
- the LOC112891501 gene encoding zinc finger BED domain-containing protein RICESLEEPER 1-like, producing MDIRWNSTFLMLKHLIPYRSTFSVFIDTHYKQVTGQTLLTDDHWYVAEKILLFLELFYDSTVELSGVYYPTAPLMLHHIGSIAKHLKTYENDDLIGHAVIPMKQKFFKYWKKIPLLYSIAFILDPRCKMRGFNKVLNLLSQFTDVDYSNYYDNVRAELTRIFCKYETKFGAVRLQRQSQQASSVTGKKRLLFEMMYGDGSEVIEPSTSTAFESQGSELVTYLESETVHQYDDEFNILNWWQIHKRIYPGH from the exons ATGGACATTAGATGGAATTCTACCTTTCTCATGCTTAAGCATCTTATCCCATACAGAAGTACTTTTTCTGTGTTTATTGATACTCACTACAAGCAGGTTACAGGTCAGACCTTACTAACAGACGATCACTGGTATGTTGCTGAAAAAATTTTACTATTCCTTGAGTTGTTCTATGATTCTACTGTTGAATTATCTGGAGTTTATTATCCCACTGCACCTCTTATGCTACATCATATTGGTAGTATTGCTAAGCATTTGAAAACTTATGAGAATGATGATTTGATTGGTCATGCAGTGATTCCTATGAAACAAAAGTTTTTTAAGTACTGGAAAAAAATACCCTTGCTGTACTCAATTGCCTTTATATTGGATCCTAGATGCAAGATGAGAGGTTTTAATAAAGTTTTAAACCTTCTTAGTCAATTTACTGATGTTGATTATTCCAATTACTATGATAATGTGCGTGCTGAGTTAACTAGAATTTTTTGCAAGTATGAAACAAAGTTTGGTGCAGTTCGTTTACAGCGACAAAGCCAACAAGCATCAAGTGTTACTGGAAAGAAGAGACTATTGTTTGAAATGATGTATGGTGATGGTTCTGAAGTCATTGAGCCATCAACCTCCACAGCGTTTGAATCTCAAGGTTCTGAGTTGGTAACGTACCTTGAAAGTGAGACGGTTCACCAATATGATGATGAATTCAACATTCTTAATTGGTGGCAAATTCACAAGCGTATATACCCG GGTCATtga
- the LOC112894332 gene encoding zinc finger Ran-binding domain-containing protein 2-like, whose amino-acid sequence MEKMNMVASRKPGDWSCRSCQYVNFCKRDACQRCGEAKLGGERTDYAALGGDWDVKPGDWYCCRCGVHNYASRGSCFKCSAAKNEAAAAVAQGWGFTVAGQAGMKPGDWICPRLGCNVQNYANRTECFRCNMPRSYYG is encoded by the exons ATGgagaagatgaacatggtggCGAGCAGGAAGCCCGGCGACTGGAGCTGCCGGTCGTGCCAGTACGTCAACTTCTGCAAGCGCGACGCGTGCCAGCGCTGCGGCGAGGCCAAGCTGGGCGGCGAGCGGACGGACTACGCCGCGCTGGGCGGCGACTGGGACGTCAAGCCCGGCGActggtactgctgccgctgcggcGTCCACAACTACGCCTCCCGTGGCAGCTGCTTCAAGTGCTCCGCCGCCAAGAAcgaggcggccgccgccgtcgcccaggGGTGGGGGTTCACCGTCGCCGGCCAGGCCGGGATGAAGCCCGGCGACTGGATCTGCCCAAG ACTGGGCTGCAACGTGCAGAACTACGCCAACCGAACGGAGTGCTTCAGGTGCAATATGCCCAGATCATACTACG GTTGA